A segment of the Desulfuromonadaceae bacterium genome:
CCGGTTTTTCTTCAAGGCTGAGCACTTTGCCGTCTTTATCAAATTCAACGACTCCGTAGCGTTCCGGATCGGTGACCGGATATCCGAAAATCCAGGCACCACCGGAAAAATTACTGACAATCTTGTCAAGTCCCAGCTTACCGTAAAAAAGGTTATCCCCCAAAATCAGACAGACAGGATCATTGGCAATAAACGCTTCACCAACCAGAAACGCCTGAGCAATCCCTTTCGGCTCCGGCTGCACAGCGTAAGTCAGCTTTATTCCAAAACGACTTCCATCGCCAAGTAAAGCCTCAAAACGAGGGGTGTCGTGGGGAGTGGATATTATCAGGATATCTTCGATTCCCGCCATCATCAGGGTCGAAAGAGGATAATAAATCAACGGTTTATCGTAAACTGGCTGCAACTGTTTACTGGCAACCAGCGTAAGCGGATAAAGTCGGGTCCCCGCCCCACCAGCGAGGATAATAGCTTTTTTGACCTGTGCCATGGAATCTTTCTCCTTAACGAAGTGCAAAATAACGCTGCAAACTGTCGCGCCAAAAGGGAATTGACGCCCCTGTCACTTGCAGATAACGGTCTTTCGATAACAGCGAGTAAGCGGGCCGCCGAGCCGGGAGCGGATAATCTTCGGTGCGGATCGGCCTGAGGGTCTTTAACTTGAGCGGCAGACCGCGTGACTTTGCTTGAGCGATTATTTCCCGAGCGAATTCATACCAGCTACACTCACCGTGATTGGAAAAGTGGTACATTCCGTAGTCATCAGTTGCCAGCAATCGCCACAACGCCTCGGCCAGGTCGCCGGTATAGGTCGGGCTGCCAACCTGATCGGAGACGATACCGAGGTCGTCACGTTCCCCCGCCAGACGCAAGATCGTTTCGACAAAGTTGTTTCCGTCCGGACCATACAACCAACTGGTGCGAACCATGAAATAGTGCTCAAGACCACTGTTCAGAATGGCTTGTTCTCCGGCCAGTTTCGACTGACCGTAGATCGATTGCGGATCAGGATCATCATCCACCTCATAGGGTTCATTTTTCGTCCCCGCAAAGACATAGTCGGTCGAGATATGAACCAGGGTGGAGCCGAGCTGCTTCGCGGCTGCCGCCAGGTGACCCGGCCCTTCCCCGTTTACCAAAAACGCCAGCGACGCGTTGCTTTCACACCCATCGACGTTGGTATAGGCCGCACAATTGATAATAATCTGCGGTTGCAACAACGCCAATGTCGTCGCCACGGCAGCGGCATCGGTCAAATCGAACTCCGGCAAATCGAAGGAATGAATTTCAACCTCAACCGGGGCCAGAGCGCGCACCTGACTCGCCAGCATCCCCTGCGCACCGATCAGTGCAACTTTTTTGCCTGCCATATTCACCGTCCGGCGTACATTTGTCGATAATATTCCTGATACGATCCATCAACTACCGCCGCGACCCAGTCGGGATTGGCGAGATACCAGTCGATCGTTTTGACGATCCCCTCCGCGAACGTCACGGATGGCTTCCACCCCAGTTCCGCCGCGATTTTTCCGGCATCAATCGCATAACGGCGATCATGTCCGGGACGATCTTTGACAAAGCGGATCAAACTGCGGCGCGGCTCCCCAGAAGGCAGCAGCCCGACCTTTTGATCAAGAATATCGCAAACGGTCTGCACAATTTCGATATTTTGTTTCTCGTTGTTGCCACCGACATTATAGGTCTCACCCACCAGCCCTTGGTGCAGCACCGTAAGGATCGCCGTACAGTGATCGACCACATAGAGCCAGTCACGCACATTTTTGCCATCTCCGTAGACCGGCAAATCTTTACCGTTCAGGGCATTATTAATGATCAACGGAATAAGTTTTTCGGGGAAATGATACGGTCCGTAGTTGTTTGAACAATTGGTGATGACCGTCGGCAGACCGTAGGTATGAAAGTAAGCGCTGACCAGATGGTCAGATGACGCCTTGGAGGCAGAATACGGAGAGCGTGGATCATACGCGGTGGTCTCAGTGAACATCCCGGTTTCGCCGAGCGAGCCGTAAACCTCATCGGTACTGACGTGCAAAAAACGTTTATCGCCGGCATCCGCTGCGTTAACCAGCCACGCCTGGCGAGCCGCTTCGAGTAACGTGAAGGTTCCGACAATATTGGTCTGAATAAATTCAGCCGGGCCATCGATACTGCGATCGACGTGCGATTCCGCGGCGAAGTGAACGACGGTATCAATCTGCTCATCGGCAAAAAGCTTTCCAACCAGCGCCGCGTCACAGATATCCCCCTGCACAAAACGATAGCGGGGGTCCTCCTGAATATCAACCAGATTGCCGGGGTTCCCGGCATAGGTCAGCTTGTCAAGATTAATCAAACGGCAGTCAGGCAACCGACTCAGTGCCAACCGTACAAAATTCGAACCGATAAAACCGGCACCGCCGGTAACCAGTATATTTTTCATTCTGCTATCCTTTGTCATCACGTCATCCCATTAATAAAGCGTTTCGGCAACTTCGATCGCTTCCGAAATCTGAATCACTTCACTGTTCCATGATCCCCCCTCCCCCGCACCTTTCAAAACGCGTACATCAGCACATCTTGCCGGGTTGTCACAAGCGCGTAACAGGTCAATTTACATAGGTCGAAAAAAAGCTTTCAGGTGCACAAGGCTCAGCCTTGAAAAAAGTCGTCAACGCGCATATCATACCTGACCAACATCCCCTGTTCAGGATCAAGAGGAAAATATCGATGAGCGACCCCGACAGATCACCGTGGATATGTCATTACTGCGGTTACACATCATCCACAACCGAGAGTCGTGCTTGCGACCAGTGTTACAAAATCACCTGCAATGCCCATCTGCAACGAGCAATGCGACTTAATAAAAACAGTGGGCTCTATGAAATGACCACGATCTGTGCGGAATGTGCCCTGGAAGAGTTGCTTTGAACGTCACCCATTATCGTTTCTTTAAAAACACCACCAGTGCTCCGGCACCCCCGTAACGACGCGGGGCGACCATCCACTCCACCACCGACACCCCCTCTTCCGTCCGCAACAATCGTTCAACCTCGCCACGCAACACCGGTGCTGTGGTTGAGCCATGGCCACGACCGGTGATAATCAACACCGTGCGGGCACCCTGGAAGCGGGCATCCGCAAGAAAAAAACCGACCTTTTCCCGCGCCGCGTCGCGCGTCAGCCCGTGCAGATCGAGCTCCATTTCAGGCTTCAGCTGCCCCCGCCGCAATTGTCGCTGGCGGTAAGCTGACGCCTGTGCAACAGGGGTATCTTCCGGCAGCTGGTCACGAAAATCGACGCGCAATTCGCGCATCGCGGTCAAAAATTCCGCGCCTTCACTCTCGTCCCGGAGTTCCAGCGCTGCCTTTGGTGCAGACACCGTCGGTGTCGCGTCGCACCGGTCAGAACGATGCAGGCCGAGTCGCGCCATCTCACGCGCAAAGAGGTCATCATCATCGTTTATGCCGGGCCGGGCATGGTGTGAACTAGCGCCGTCAGCTTCTTCTGCCCCAGGCAACGTTTGCTCCGCGGAAACGACCACCCCCTTCAGCGACTTGAAGGGGGTGGCTGAACACCGCGGGGATGATTTGTCATATTTGCAGCGCTTGTCGGTCATCGGTACTAACGACGGACAATCTTGCGCCGTCCCTGCACCGCTTTGGTCTGCTTTTTGATCAGCGCACCGGGCTTGTCGAGGTGAAACTGATACCACATATCGCCGTATCCTTTCATCCGCATCCGCTCGCCCTCACGTAAATCCTCCAGATTTAATTGCAGGTTGACATCATTGCCGGTCTTCTTCAACCCTTTTTCAAGGATGCTGATCGCCTTGTCACGCTGGCCGACTTTCTCCAGGCAAAACGCATAAACCGCCCACGCCAGAGGTTCTTTTTTACCGGCGGCAACAGCCCGCTCAAAAGCGGCAATCATATCTTTGGTCCGGTTGCGCTTCATGTAACAAATTGCCAACATACACAGAGCGACCCAGTGGCGCATGAACCCTTTTTTCAAAAGCTCGAAAGCTTCGCTGAAATTTCTGTTGAGATAATGAACGGTGCCGATCTGCGAGTTAATCTGCTCCTTGACATAGAGTTGCCAGGCAGCAAACCGGTACCCCTTTTCGAGCGTATTGATCGCTCTTTCGATATGACGTCCCTGCAATTCCCGTTGAGACTGTTCCATCAGCGCAACGAGTTTGTTCATAAAATGGCGCATCAACAAAAGATAAAGCGCAGTAAAAAGGACGAGTCCGGCAAATCCGGCAATCCAGGGACTGAGTCCTGCGCCGAAAAAAAGTCCGGCGCCAAGAGCTGCGGCAGCGAGGGTTGAAATGAGTATGTTATACATTATATTCAAGTCCTTTCAGGATTTTTAAAAGCGGAAGTCTAGCAACACCCGAAGGAATTGTCAAAACAATACCTGATCAGCACTGATCTTCCGCTAAAGTCTGGCGGCAACGCTCCAACGGGGAGCAAAGTGTAGATTTTCACCCCCGCTCAGATTAAGAGGGGGCCGGGGGGAGTTAGAGTTTGTCGGGTGTTCTGAAACACATGGCCAAGCGTAACCCCTCCCGGCATCTCCTTAACCCAAGGGGAGGAGCAAGGCGCAGATCCTCACCCCAACGTAGAGGAAATTGCCCCAGCGGAAGATCAGTGCTAATCAGGTCATTTTATGATTGCCAGTCTAGCGGCCACAAGGGAACTCAGCGTTTGCAACACGCCCCGTAAACACAAAAAGGGCAACAGGCAATAAGCCGGTGCCCCTTGCGGTCAATGTGCAGCGCCTGGTTTGCCATTCTTTCATTTCATTGATGTGATGCCATGTATTCAGTAACTGCTTGCGTCAAAAGGCCTGAGCGGGTTTCTCCATGTTTTTTTGCATAATAATCGATGGAATTAAGAATTCTCTCAGGGATAGTGACATTAACTCGTTTTGATTTAAGTGATAGTTTGCTTAAATCCACATCAACAAGAGCCCACACACCATCCTGATAGTCTGAATTTTCTTTATATTTTTCAATGTCTGTTGGCACAGGAACGGGTTCGGAATCGAGCAAAATTCCCTCGATATGGCATTCTGCTGCCTCCTGTGCATTGATTATTGCCTCCTCGATAGTGTCTCCTGCGGAGAAACAGCCAGGAAGATCGGGAAAGGTAACTCCGTAATCCGATGTTTCGTCTTTATGAATTACAATTGGGTATCTCATGTTTCACCTCCATTCCCAACCGGCTTGCTTGAAGATATTTCGAAGCGTGCCGATCGGGAGGTCCTTTTGGGGATGAGGAACTGTGACCTTCCCTGGCTTTTCTGGGTGCTTAAATTGGTGATGATCTCCTTTGATATGATGGAGAATCCACCCGTCCTGTTTCAGTCTTTTTATAATTTCCCCACTCTTCATGATGTGTATTATACACACTTGGTTTGGAGGCTGTCAATTTTCATTTTTGCCTTTATGTTGCGAACGTAGAGCAACCGGAGGGGCGCTTTTGCGCGTCTGTGGGAAACAAAAAGTCAACCAACTTAACTATGTCCCCCTATTGTTTTTCTAAAACATCTCGTAAAGCTTTAAGAATTAAGCGCAGCTATGACCTCCTTGCTATTCAAAAGCTTCTCAATCTTTTCCTTAAATGCAGCAGTCACTGCTTCTTTTGCGTGGGCTGGAGGATTCCAGGCGCTACCTCCCAGATCATCACGAAAGCGGTAGCCTGATCATCACCTCAAACCAGCCCTCCAGCCAATGGGATCAAATCTTTCCCGATGCGTTGATGACCGTGGCCGCGATCGACCGGATTATTCATCATGCCAGCAATATTGAAATCGAAGGAGGGATCTATCGGAAGAAGCAACACCTGAGAAAATAACGAAACTCAACCGGCCATCATAATTGTCGTCAAACCGGACAAGATAGTTGACGCGAGACAGACTTGCGCAGTCAATTTTTTAATCCGCGATTTTTCCATGAATTTTGCAGCCAATCTGTCCAATAAATGCGCAAACGGCCCTTCCTCAACCGGCATTTTGCAACGATAGTCCGTGAACGGTATGGTTATGCGGCGTGTCAATATAAGAACGGAGGGTCATTATGCTGAATGAATTCCAGATGGGGCTGATTACCGACAAGTCATTGAAACCGAAACACCTTGCGCATTATATCCGCTGAGTTAAAGATTGCTATAATTTTATTCGCCTCCCTCCGACTGAACGCTGGCTACCGACCAAACACGCCTGCTTCTCTCCACTTCTGAGAGGTCAGGAAGGGAATCACATTCACCGAAAATCGAACAACCAGCCGTTTTGCGATCAGATTTGCGAAGGCGAACTGCCCAAGGGGAGGAGCAAGGCGCAGGTCATCACCCCCAACGAAGAGGAAATTGCCCCAGCGGAAGATCAGTGCTTCTGAGTAACTTTTTACTGGACCCCTTGGTCAAGACAATAATCCATCGAGTTTAAGATGGTGGCCGATGACAAGCAGCTGGCCGGCGCTGCCCCGATTTTGAGCGTGGCTTTACGCTCAACAAATTTATCCACAATCCTCGCGCCGCCACCGCTGGCCGCTTGGTAGACTTGGTCCGGCGTGCGGTAACGTAGCGATTGATGGGTTCTTTCCGTATTGTAAAACACAAAATACTCCGTCAGACCCAGCTGCAATTCAGGCATGGTGACATACCCTTTCAGGTATACATCCTCGTGCTTGACGCTTCGCCAGAGCCGTTCCACAAAAATGTTATCCAATGCGCGGCCGCGTCCATCCATGCTGATCGCGATGTTGTGCGCCTTGAGTATGCCGGTAAATGCTTCGCTGGTGAACTGGCAGCCCTGGTCGGTATTAAATATCTCAGGGGTGCCATATGTCTTCAGCGACTGCTCCAGGCAGTCCACACAGAACCCGCTGTCGAGTGTGTTCGACAACCGCCATGCCAGCACCCTGCGTGAGTACCAGTCGATCACTGCCACCAGGTACACGAACCCGCGCGCCAGGCGGATGTAGGTTATATCTGTACTCCACACCTGGTTGGGACGCGTAACATTCACGCCTCTGAGCAGGTACGGATAGATCTTGTGCTGAGGGTGAGGACGGCTGGTGTTCGGCCCCGGCGCCATGCCCGCCAAGCCCAAGACCCCCATCAGACGCTGAACCCGTTTGCGGTTGACCGTATGCCCCAGGAGGGCCAAATACACCACCATCTTGCGGCTGCCGTAGAACGGGTGACGCGTATACTCGGCATCAATCAGCGCCAGAAGCAGCAACTCCTCTTTGTCTGGACCGGCGACCAGGAGGGGTGCATAGACGGCGGATCGGGCGACGCCCGCGAGTGCGCATTGCCGGACCACTGGCAAGGAATCAAGCTGGCTTACCCAAGGTTGGCGATCCACTACTGGCTGATCCCGGACTTTTTTTTAAGCCAATCCAGTTCCATCTTCAACCGCCCGATCTCGGAGTAGAGCCGCTCCGGGCTGGCGGACGGATCCTCGGGCTTAGGGCCGCGCTTGGTGTCGAAGATGGCTGAAGCCTGTGCTTGCAGTTCTTTTTTCCATTGACCGACCTGGGTCGGATGCACAGAAAATTCCTGGGCGATTTCAT
Coding sequences within it:
- the rfbA gene encoding glucose-1-phosphate thymidylyltransferase RfbA, which codes for MAQVKKAIILAGGAGTRLYPLTLVASKQLQPVYDKPLIYYPLSTLMMAGIEDILIISTPHDTPRFEALLGDGSRFGIKLTYAVQPEPKGIAQAFLVGEAFIANDPVCLILGDNLFYGKLGLDKIVSNFSGGAWIFGYPVTDPERYGVVEFDKDGKVLSLEEKPEKPKSHYAVPGLYLYDEHVVELTKGMKPSARGELEITDLNLIYLRRHQLMVEKLGRGIAWLDTGTHMSLLEASHFIGTLEARQGLKIACLEEVALRKGYIDIGRFKEIIKDTPKSSYREYLEMILQGEF
- the rfbD gene encoding dTDP-4-dehydrorhamnose reductase gives rise to the protein MAGKKVALIGAQGMLASQVRALAPVEVEIHSFDLPEFDLTDAAAVATTLALLQPQIIINCAAYTNVDGCESNASLAFLVNGEGPGHLAAAAKQLGSTLVHISTDYVFAGTKNEPYEVDDDPDPQSIYGQSKLAGEQAILNSGLEHYFMVRTSWLYGPDGNNFVETILRLAGERDDLGIVSDQVGSPTYTGDLAEALWRLLATDDYGMYHFSNHGECSWYEFAREIIAQAKSRGLPLKLKTLRPIRTEDYPLPARRPAYSLLSKDRYLQVTGASIPFWRDSLQRYFALR
- the rfbB gene encoding dTDP-glucose 4,6-dehydratase, with product MKNILVTGGAGFIGSNFVRLALSRLPDCRLINLDKLTYAGNPGNLVDIQEDPRYRFVQGDICDAALVGKLFADEQIDTVVHFAAESHVDRSIDGPAEFIQTNIVGTFTLLEAARQAWLVNAADAGDKRFLHVSTDEVYGSLGETGMFTETTAYDPRSPYSASKASSDHLVSAYFHTYGLPTVITNCSNNYGPYHFPEKLIPLIINNALNGKDLPVYGDGKNVRDWLYVVDHCTAILTVLHQGLVGETYNVGGNNEKQNIEIVQTVCDILDQKVGLLPSGEPRRSLIRFVKDRPGHDRRYAIDAGKIAAELGWKPSVTFAEGIVKTIDWYLANPDWVAAVVDGSYQEYYRQMYAGR
- a CDS encoding Smr/MutS family protein, with the translated sequence MTDKRCKYDKSSPRCSATPFKSLKGVVVSAEQTLPGAEEADGASSHHARPGINDDDDLFAREMARLGLHRSDRCDATPTVSAPKAALELRDESEGAEFLTAMRELRVDFRDQLPEDTPVAQASAYRQRQLRRGQLKPEMELDLHGLTRDAAREKVGFFLADARFQGARTVLIITGRGHGSTTAPVLRGEVERLLRTEEGVSVVEWMVAPRRYGGAGALVVFLKKR
- a CDS encoding type II toxin-antitoxin system HicB family antitoxin, whose translation is MRYPIVIHKDETSDYGVTFPDLPGCFSAGDTIEEAIINAQEAAECHIEGILLDSEPVPVPTDIEKYKENSDYQDGVWALVDVDLSKLSLKSKRVNVTIPERILNSIDYYAKKHGETRSGLLTQAVTEYMASHQ
- a CDS encoding type II toxin-antitoxin system HicA family toxin, whose amino-acid sequence is MKSGEIIKRLKQDGWILHHIKGDHHQFKHPEKPGKVTVPHPQKDLPIGTLRNIFKQAGWEWR
- a CDS encoding ATP-binding protein, coding for MQQSLLLLRGLEDSRRYLPDHHESGSLIITSNQPSSQWDQIFPDALMTVAAIDRIIHHASNIEIEGGIYRKKQHLRK